The following proteins are co-located in the Anas platyrhynchos isolate ZD024472 breed Pekin duck chromosome 1, IASCAAS_PekinDuck_T2T, whole genome shotgun sequence genome:
- the LOC119713283 gene encoding rheacalcin-1-like encodes MGPATFLCLLGLLSLPSLPGVQANKCPKGWLDFRGSCYGYFGQELTWRKAEAWCKVIHAGCHLASLHSPEEHAAVARFIAKFQRREEEDNVWIGLHHWNQARVWIDGSKKRYSAWDDDELPRGKYCTVLEGSSGFMSWEDNACSERNPFVCKYSA; translated from the exons ATGGGACCAGCCACgttcctctgcctgctgggtCTCCTGTCTCTGCCCTCGCTGCCAg GGGTGCAGGCCAACAAGTGCCCCAAGGGCTGGCTGGACTTCAGGGGGAGCTGCTACGGGTACTTCGGGCAGGAGCTCACctggaggaaggcagag gcttGGTGCAAGGTGATCCACGCCGGCTGCCACCTggcctccctgcacagccccgaGGAGCACGCGGCCGTGGCCAGGTTCATCGCCAAGTTCCAGCgcagagaggaggaggacaATGTCTGGATCGGCCTCCACCACTGG AACCAAGCCCGGGTGTGGATAGACGGCTCCAAGAAGCGCTACTCCGCCTGGGACGACGACGAGCTCcccagggggaaatactgcacGGTGCTGGAGGGCTCCTCGG GTTTCATGTCGTGGGAGGACAACGCCTGCAGCGAGAGGAACCCCTTCGTCTGCAAGTACTCCGCCTAG
- the LOC119713911 gene encoding struthiocalcin-2-like isoform X1: MFPGMTFSGRLCCASPRPPPCPRGDKTPGAARSVDTRTRALLLLDTVVSCQGSEMAPTWTPGLWLLGCLLLVPTLWGQDLSELSDCSPGWVPVSGGCLGFFPWELSWSRAEAFCRRFGSSTHLASVHSEEELQAVADLLFSRSGDASEEELDEEVWIGLHRPLRSRSWQWSDGTAVAYNSWHRASFTRRRACAALQDATDFTTWEAEACSDRKPFICKSLS, from the exons ATGTTTCCAG GGATGACATTTTCGGGCCGCCTGTGTTGTGCCTCCCCAcggccccctccctgccctcgcGGGGATAAAacccccggggctgcccggaGCGTGGACACGAGGACAcgagcgctgctgctgctggacacAG TGGTGTCCTGCCAGGGGAGCGAGATGGCACCGACGTGGACGCCGGGGCTctggctgctgggctgcctgctgctggtccCCACGCTGTGGG GGCAGGATCTGTCCGAGCTGTCTGACTGCAGCCCGGGCTGGGTGCCCGTCAGTGGGGGCTGCCTCGGCTTCTTCCCCTGGGAGctgagctggagcagggctgag gcctTCTGCCGGCGCTTCGGCTCCAGCACCCACCTGGCCTCGGTGCACAGcgaggaggagctgcaggccgtGGCGGATCTGCTCTTCTCCCGCTCCGGCGACGCCAGCGAGGAGGAGCTGGACGAGGAGGTCTGGATCGGCCTCCACCGGCCTCTGCGG AGCCGCAGCTGGCAGTGGTCGGACGGCACGGCGGTGGCCTACAACTCCTGGCACCGGGCATCCTTCACCAGGCGGAGAGCCTGCGCCGCGCTGCAGGACGCCACGG ATTTCACCACGTGGGAAGCAGAAGCCTGCAGCGACAGAAAACCTTTCATCTGCAAGTCCCTCTCCTAG
- the LOC119713911 gene encoding struthiocalcin-2-like isoform X2: MAPTWTPGLWLLGCLLLVPTLWGQDLSELSDCSPGWVPVSGGCLGFFPWELSWSRAEAFCRRFGSSTHLASVHSEEELQAVADLLFSRSGDASEEELDEEVWIGLHRPLRSRSWQWSDGTAVAYNSWHRASFTRRRACAALQDATDFTTWEAEACSDRKPFICKSLS; encoded by the exons ATGGCACCGACGTGGACGCCGGGGCTctggctgctgggctgcctgctgctggtccCCACGCTGTGGG GGCAGGATCTGTCCGAGCTGTCTGACTGCAGCCCGGGCTGGGTGCCCGTCAGTGGGGGCTGCCTCGGCTTCTTCCCCTGGGAGctgagctggagcagggctgag gcctTCTGCCGGCGCTTCGGCTCCAGCACCCACCTGGCCTCGGTGCACAGcgaggaggagctgcaggccgtGGCGGATCTGCTCTTCTCCCGCTCCGGCGACGCCAGCGAGGAGGAGCTGGACGAGGAGGTCTGGATCGGCCTCCACCGGCCTCTGCGG AGCCGCAGCTGGCAGTGGTCGGACGGCACGGCGGTGGCCTACAACTCCTGGCACCGGGCATCCTTCACCAGGCGGAGAGCCTGCGCCGCGCTGCAGGACGCCACGG ATTTCACCACGTGGGAAGCAGAAGCCTGCAGCGACAGAAAACCTTTCATCTGCAAGTCCCTCTCCTAG
- the TYMP gene encoding thymidine phosphorylase produces MDAPPVSLPALIRRKRDGERLRDEEIQSFVRGVTEGSAQQGQIGAMLMAIRLRGMDAQETLALTRSMAASGRLLAWPRGWRGRLVDKHSTGGVGDKVSLALAPALAACGCKVPMISGRGLGHTGGTLDKLEAIPGFCVSQSPEQMQSILEQVGCCIVGQSEELVPADRVLYSLRDVTATVDSLPLITASILSKKAAEQISALVLDVKFGSAALYPTLESARELAQSLVAVGEELGIRTAAVLSSMDQPLGRCVGNALEVLEALQCLEGRGPEDLRELVTVLGGLLLWQCRMAPTAEQGQERLARALDDGSALSTFEAMLGAQGVPPDTARLLCTGTLQQRRQVLGQAGTCEELLAPCEGRVQGIEALPLARVLHELGAGRMRVGDAINPRVGAELLVAVGQHLREGEPWLRLHHDGGLRAEQRQALQDALLLGTDTDTGTTGTAVSRIAETVLPRGAP; encoded by the exons ATGGACGCCCCCCCGGTCTCGCTCCCGGCCCTCATCCGCAGGAAGCGTGACGGCGAGCGGCTGCGGGATGAGGAGATCCAGAGCTTCGTGCGTGGCGTGACCGAGGGCTCCGCGCAGCAGGGACAGATCG gTGCCATGCTGATGGCCATCCGGCTGCGGGGCATGGACGCGCAGGAGACGCTGGCGCTGACGCGCTCCATGGCGGCCTCGGGCCGGCTGCTGGCCTGGCCGCGGGGCTGGCGGGGGCGGCTGGTGGACAAGCACTCCACCGGCGGTGTTGGGGACAAGGTCAGCCTGGCCCTGgcccctgccctggctgcgTGTGGCTGCAAG GTCCCCATGATCAGCGGCCGCGGGCTGGGGCACACCGGGGGCACGCTGGACAAGCTGGAGGCCATCCCCGGCTTCTGCGTCTCCCAGAGCCCTGAGCAG ATGCAGAGCATCCTGGAGCAGGTGGGCTGCTGCATCGTGGGGCAGAGTGAGGAGCTGGTGCCGGCCGACCGGGTGCTGTACAGCCTGCGGGACGTCACCGCCACCGTCGACAGCCTCCCCCTCATCACAG CCTCCATCCTGAGCAAGAAGGCGGCGGAGCAGATCTCGGCGCTGGTGCTGGACGTCAAATTCGGGAGCGCGGCGCTGTACCCAACCCTGGAGAGCGCACGGGAGCTAGCCCAGAGCCTG GTGGCGGTGGGCGAGGAGCTGGGCATCCGCACGGCGGCCGTGCTGAGCAGCATGGACCAGCCCCTGGGGCGCTGCGTGGGCAACgcgctggaggtgctggaggcGCTGCAGTGCCTGGAGGGACGCGGCCCCGAGGACCTGAGGGAGCTGGTGACGGTGCTGG gggggctgctgctgtggcagtgCAGGATGGCCCCGACGGCGGAGCAGGGCCAAGAGCGGCTGGCGCGGGCGCTGGACGACGGCTCGGCCCTGAGCACCTTCGAGGCCATGCTGGGGGCGCAGGGGGTGCCCCCCGACACCGCCCGCCTGCTCTGCACGGGGACCCTCCAGCAGCGCCGCCAGGTCCTGGGGCAGGCGGGCACCTGCGAGGAGCTGCTGGCGCCCTGCGAAG gcagggtgcaggggATCGAGGCGCTGCCGCTGGCCCGCGTGCTGCACGAGCTGGGGGCCGGCCGGATGCGTGTGGGGGACGCCATCAACCCCCGCGTGGGCGCCGAGCTGCTGGTGGCCGTGGGGCAGCACCTGCGGGAAG GGGAGCCCTGGCTGCGGCTGCACCACGacggggggctgagggctgagCAGCGCCAGGCCCTGCAGGACgcgctgctgctgggcaccgaCACCGACACCGGCACCACCGGCACCGCCGTGTCCCGCATCGCCGAGACCGTGCTGCCCCGTGGTGCGCCCTGA
- the SCO2 gene encoding protein SCO2 homolog, mitochondrial, producing the protein MAQSLLPARCLRCCRALLRAPPAAPTPSRGPWGSRGSPSSSSSSSSSSSSSSPPGGGGRPPLPLWQRLAVVAVLGGAAAGAWLHLRAQREQERRRRRARELRELALGQGDFQLLDHTGRPRRKADFLGQWVLLYFGFTHCPDVCPDELEKLSRAVELLEADAALPPLQPLFVTVDPERDDVAAVARYVRDFHPRLLGLTGSPEQVRAAGGAYRVYARAGPKDEDGDYIVDHTVVIYLLGPDGLFLDYYGRGKTPAQIADSVRRHMQTYEPLPD; encoded by the coding sequence atGGCCCAGTCCCTGCTCCCTGCACGCTGCCTGCGCTGCTGCCGGGCCCTGCTCCGGGCCCCCCCTGCGGCCCCCACCCCCTCCCGAGGGCcgtgggggtcccgggggtctccatcttcatcatcatcatcctcctcatcatcatcatcgtcATCACCCCCAGGAGGGGGGGGCCGTCCCCCGCTGCCTCTGTGGCAGCGCCTGGCGGTGGtggcggtgctggggggggcggcggcgggggcctGGCTGCACCTCCGCGCGCAGCGGGAGcaggagcggcggcggcggcgggcgcgggaGCTGCGGGAGCTGGCGCTGGGCCAGGGCGACTTCCAGCTGCTGGACCACACCGGGCGGCCGCGGCGCAAGGCGGATTTCCTTGGGCAGTGGGTGCTGCTCTACTTCGGCTTCACGCACTGCCCCGACGTCTGCCCCGACGAGCTGGAGAAGCTGAGCCGGGCggtggagctgctggaggccgacgcggcgctgccccccctgcagcccctcttcGTCACCGTGGACCCCGAGCGCGACGACGTGGCGGCCGTGGCGCGCTACGTGCGCGATTTCCACCCCCGGCTGCTGGGGCTGACCGGCAGCCCCGAGCAGGTGCGGGCGGCCGGCGGCGCCTACCGCGTCTACGCCCGCGCCGGCCCCAAGGACGAGGACGGGGACTACATCGTGGACCACACGGTGGTCATCTACCTGCTGGGTCCCGACGGGCTCTTCCTCGACTACTACGGCCGCGGGAAGACCCCCGCCCAAATCGCCGACAGCGTGCGGCGCCACATGCAGACCTACGAGCCGCTCCCTGACTGA
- the CIMAP1B gene encoding ciliary microtubule associated protein 1B, with protein MSTSAWVGTWRPHRPRGPIAALYSSPGPKYGLPTNVGYRLHDPSRHRAPAYSFGARLAQHPDDRSPGPAYMLPPRTTAKGKDGTPAYSIYGRPRDLEPFRTPGPGCYSPEKAGRWAFPSPPVYSLRSRTKEFASDQTPGPAAYRLPPMLGPRIVSKSSAPNYSMPGRSTVGAFYQDLCKTPGPCNYRVVDANVYKSRAPQYSMLARNELPGDTTLKPGPGAYSPSTGKPQGLTFGIRHSDYLAPLIVDVPD; from the exons ATGTCCACCAGCGCCTGGGTGGGCACCTGGAGACCCCACCGCCCCCGCGGCCCCATCGCCGCCCTCTACAGCAGCCCCGGGCCCAAGTACGGGCTCCCCACCAATGTCG GGTACCGGCTGCACGACCCGTCCCGGCACCGCGCCCCCGCCTACAGCTTTGGTGCCCGCCTGGCGCAGCACCCGGACGACCGCTCCCCGGGGCCCGCGTACATGCTGCCCCCCAGGACCACCGCCAAGGGCAAGGACGGGACCCCCGCGTACTCCATCTACGGCCGCCCCCGGGACCTGGAGCCTTTCCGGACACCCGGGCCAG GCTGCTACTCGCCGGAGAAGGCCGGGAGGTGGGCATTCCCCTCCCCGCCCGTCTACTCCCTGCGCTCCCGCACCAAGGAGTTCGCCAGCGACCAGACGCCGG gccccgccGCGTACCGCCTGCCCCCCATGCTGGGGCCCCGCATCGTCAGCAAGAGCTCGGCCCCCAACTACTCCATGCCGGGGCGCAGCACCGTGGGCGCCTTCTACCAGGACCTGTGCAAG aCACCGGGACCCTGCAACTACCGCGTGGTGGATGCCAACGTCTACAAGAGCCGCGCGCCGCAGTACAGCATGCTGGCACGCAACGAGCTGCCCGGGGACACCACCCTCAAACCAGGACCTGGCGCCTACAGCCCCAGCACG GGCAAGCCGCAGGGGCTGACGTTCGGGATCCGGCACTCCGACTACCTGGCCCCGCTCATCGTGGACGTGCCCGACtag